A stretch of Microbacterium sp. 4R-513 DNA encodes these proteins:
- a CDS encoding ABC transporter ATP-binding protein: MSSATVTGTSGEDRSDYTREESRQIRRRSLRLLGSLVSPLRWQLVLAAVVLVVSTVLRVIGPALIAYGIDTALPAVIDEANWMPAIVVVGVYLLSAVGGAALIGWYVVVAARLTQAVMLELRKRIFHHTQRLSLEFHESYTSGRIISRQTSDLDSIRELLDGGLNELVSGILYGGFTLIALLLLDWQSGVILLVMGIPMLLLMRWFYTRSQLAYRQSRVVSAKVIVQFVETMTGIRAVKAFRKEPRNDERFGELAGQYRDVNLRSIRIFGTFEPGLIAVSALSLALVLLWGGLRVSTGTLEVGVLLAAVLYVRNFFSPMQEVAFFLNSYQAATAALEKVSGVLEEEPTVPDPVNPVDLWTARGHVRFDDVTFGYTKDRNILPHFSLDIPAGQTVALVGTTGAGKSTLAKLVSRFYDPTDGRVTLDDVDLRSLHPKDLRRAIVMVTQEAYLFSGSVADNIALGKPDATLGEIKAAARAVGADEFIEELPDGYNTDVNKRGGRVSAGQRQLISFARAFLADPAVLILDEATASLDIPSERQIQEALQSLLADRTAIIIAHRLSTVAIADRVLVMEHGEIIEDDAPENLIGGTGKFAQLHAAWRESLV; the protein is encoded by the coding sequence GTGAGCAGCGCGACCGTCACCGGAACGAGTGGCGAAGACCGCTCGGACTACACGCGCGAGGAGAGCCGGCAGATCCGGCGTCGCTCGTTGCGCCTGCTCGGCTCGCTCGTCAGCCCCCTGCGCTGGCAGCTCGTGCTCGCCGCCGTGGTGCTCGTGGTCTCGACCGTTCTGCGGGTCATCGGCCCGGCGCTCATCGCGTACGGGATCGACACGGCCCTCCCTGCGGTCATCGACGAGGCGAACTGGATGCCGGCCATCGTGGTCGTAGGCGTCTACCTCCTCTCGGCCGTCGGCGGCGCCGCCCTCATCGGGTGGTACGTCGTCGTCGCGGCGCGCCTGACGCAAGCCGTCATGCTCGAGCTGCGCAAGCGGATCTTCCACCACACGCAGCGCCTGAGCCTCGAGTTCCACGAGTCGTACACGTCCGGCCGCATCATCTCGCGTCAGACGAGCGACCTCGACTCCATCCGGGAACTCCTCGACGGCGGGCTGAACGAGCTCGTCTCGGGCATCCTCTACGGCGGATTCACGCTCATCGCGCTGCTGCTCCTCGACTGGCAGTCGGGTGTCATCCTGCTCGTGATGGGCATCCCGATGCTCCTGCTCATGCGCTGGTTCTACACGCGCTCCCAGCTCGCGTACCGCCAGTCGCGGGTCGTGAGCGCGAAGGTCATCGTGCAGTTCGTCGAGACCATGACGGGCATCCGCGCCGTCAAGGCGTTCCGCAAGGAGCCCCGGAACGACGAGCGGTTCGGCGAGCTCGCCGGCCAGTACCGCGACGTCAACCTCCGGTCGATCCGCATCTTCGGAACCTTCGAGCCGGGCCTCATCGCGGTCTCGGCGCTGTCGCTGGCCCTCGTCCTGCTGTGGGGCGGCTTGCGTGTCTCGACGGGCACGCTCGAGGTCGGTGTGCTGCTGGCCGCGGTTCTGTATGTGCGCAACTTCTTCTCGCCGATGCAGGAGGTCGCGTTCTTCTTGAACTCGTACCAGGCTGCGACGGCGGCGCTCGAGAAGGTGTCGGGCGTCCTGGAAGAAGAGCCGACGGTTCCGGATCCGGTCAACCCTGTCGACCTCTGGACGGCACGCGGACACGTGCGCTTCGACGACGTGACCTTCGGATACACGAAGGACCGCAACATCCTGCCGCACTTCTCGCTCGACATCCCGGCCGGCCAGACCGTCGCCCTCGTGGGCACGACGGGCGCGGGCAAGTCGACGCTCGCGAAGCTCGTGTCGCGGTTCTACGACCCGACCGACGGACGTGTGACGCTCGACGACGTCGATCTGCGTTCGCTGCACCCGAAGGACCTCCGCCGCGCGATCGTCATGGTCACGCAGGAGGCCTACCTCTTCAGCGGCTCGGTGGCCGACAACATCGCGCTCGGCAAGCCCGACGCGACGCTCGGCGAGATCAAGGCGGCCGCCCGTGCCGTGGGCGCCGACGAATTCATCGAAGAGCTGCCCGACGGCTACAACACCGACGTGAACAAGCGCGGCGGCCGCGTCTCGGCGGGGCAGCGTCAGCTGATCTCGTTCGCGCGGGCCTTCCTCGCCGATCCCGCGGTGCTGATCCTCGACGAGGCGACGGCGTCGCTCGACATCCCGAGCGAGCGCCAGATCCAGGAGGCACTGCAGAGCCTCCTGGCCGACCGCACCGCGATCATCATCGCCCACCGCCTGTCGACGGTCGCGATCGCCGACCGCGTCCTCGTCATGGAGCACGGGGAGATCATCGAGGACGACGCGCCCGAGAACCTCATCGGCGGCACGGGCAAATTCGCCCAGCTGCACGCCGCCTGGCGCGAGTCGCTCGTGTAG
- a CDS encoding ABC transporter ATP-binding protein, translating into MTSTAPSARLSTPRALARLLPFAKPVMPRLIAGAVSALLASLVALAIPLVLEAFVAENGPIASGELAPILWGSAVVLALGLAEAGLIWLRRWFVLTPATSVEYDLRTGFYQRLQRLPVSFHDRWQSGQLLSRMMQDLSVIRRWVAFGLIMLLVNMLTIFVGSIILFRWHWALGTTFLVCSLPLWYAGYRFEKRYGALTRQSQDQAGDLATAVEESVHGIRVLKAFGRGKHALRKFVRQAETLRETELDKARAVGLIWFWLVLLPDVAFALCLAVGIVLAANGQLQVQELFAFFAMATVLRWPMESIGFLFSFLLDARTATDRIFEVFDEQNTIVDPESPVSISEPRGELAFEGVHFRYQDAPATQRDLLDGIDLVLRPGETMALVGLTGSGKTTLTTLPTRLYDVTGGRVTLDGVDVRDLTLTELRRHISMAFEDATLFSSTVRENVLLGREDLAPGSPEAEAALTEALAVAQASFVYDLPDGVDTVIGEEGLSLSGGQRQRLALARAVAAKPAVLVLDDPLSALDVDTEALVEEALRHVLADTTALVVAHRPSTVALADRVALLERGRVTAVGAHSELLRTSEHYRYVISSLEIEEARVRALQTQEATEVAL; encoded by the coding sequence ATGACTTCCACCGCCCCCTCCGCCCGTCTGTCCACTCCACGCGCACTGGCGAGACTCCTCCCGTTCGCCAAGCCGGTCATGCCCCGGCTCATCGCGGGCGCGGTCAGCGCACTGCTCGCGAGCCTCGTCGCACTCGCCATCCCGCTCGTGCTCGAGGCGTTCGTCGCCGAGAACGGCCCCATCGCGTCGGGCGAGCTCGCACCGATCCTGTGGGGCAGCGCCGTGGTGCTCGCGCTCGGGCTCGCCGAGGCGGGGCTCATCTGGCTGCGCCGCTGGTTCGTCCTCACGCCGGCGACGTCGGTCGAGTACGACCTGCGCACAGGCTTCTACCAGCGCCTCCAGCGGCTCCCGGTCTCGTTCCACGACCGCTGGCAGTCCGGTCAGCTGCTGAGCCGCATGATGCAGGACCTGAGCGTCATCCGCCGCTGGGTCGCGTTCGGCCTGATCATGCTGCTCGTCAACATGCTGACGATCTTCGTGGGCTCGATCATCCTCTTCCGCTGGCACTGGGCGCTCGGAACGACGTTCCTCGTCTGCTCCCTTCCCCTCTGGTACGCCGGCTACCGCTTCGAGAAGCGCTACGGCGCGCTCACGCGGCAGAGCCAGGACCAGGCGGGCGACCTCGCCACGGCCGTCGAGGAGAGCGTCCACGGCATCCGCGTGCTCAAGGCCTTCGGGCGGGGCAAGCACGCCCTCCGCAAGTTCGTCCGCCAGGCCGAGACGCTGCGCGAGACCGAGCTCGACAAGGCGCGCGCGGTCGGACTCATCTGGTTCTGGCTCGTGCTGCTGCCCGACGTCGCATTCGCACTGTGCCTCGCCGTAGGCATCGTTCTGGCTGCCAACGGGCAGCTGCAGGTGCAGGAGCTCTTCGCCTTCTTCGCGATGGCGACGGTGCTGCGCTGGCCGATGGAGTCGATCGGGTTCCTGTTCTCGTTCCTCCTCGACGCGCGCACGGCGACCGACCGCATCTTCGAGGTCTTCGACGAGCAGAACACGATCGTCGACCCCGAGAGCCCGGTCTCGATCTCCGAGCCGCGTGGGGAGCTCGCCTTCGAGGGCGTGCACTTCCGGTATCAGGATGCCCCGGCCACCCAGCGCGACCTGCTGGACGGCATCGATCTCGTCCTCCGTCCGGGTGAGACGATGGCGCTCGTGGGTCTCACGGGCTCGGGGAAGACGACCCTGACCACCCTGCCGACGCGTCTGTACGACGTGACAGGCGGCCGGGTCACGCTCGATGGGGTCGATGTGCGCGACCTGACCCTGACGGAGCTCCGCCGCCACATCTCGATGGCCTTCGAGGATGCGACGCTCTTCTCCTCGACGGTCCGTGAGAACGTGCTGCTCGGCCGGGAAGACCTGGCGCCCGGCAGCCCCGAGGCCGAAGCGGCACTGACCGAGGCTCTCGCGGTGGCCCAGGCATCCTTCGTCTACGACCTTCCCGACGGCGTCGACACGGTCATCGGCGAGGAGGGGCTGTCGCTCTCGGGCGGTCAGCGTCAGCGGCTCGCGCTCGCGCGCGCCGTCGCCGCCAAGCCCGCCGTGCTCGTGCTGGACGACCCGCTGTCGGCGCTCGACGTCGACACCGAGGCGCTCGTCGAGGAGGCGCTCCGCCACGTGCTCGCCGACACGACGGCGCTCGTGGTCGCGCACCGGCCCTCGACCGTCGCCCTCGCCGACCGCGTCGCGCTCCTCGAGCGCGGCCGGGTGACGGCGGTGGGCGCGCACTCCGAGCTCCTCCGCACGAGCGAGCACTACCGATACGTGATCTCGAGCCTCGAGATCGAAGAGGCCCGCGTGCGGGCCTTGCAGACCCAGGAAGCGACGGAGGTGGCCCTGTGA